A genomic stretch from Thalassophryne amazonica chromosome 18, fThaAma1.1, whole genome shotgun sequence includes:
- the LOC117531032 gene encoding probable phosphatase phospho1 has product MTAPSNCTQNASQEHQFLMFFDFDETIINENSDDAVARTLPGQQLPDWLKNCFRKGHYIEHSQRILAYMAEQGVSKDAIQSTVEAIPPSPGIMALFQYLQNHLQDFELVVTSDANMYFIETWLEHAGVRHLFRKIFTNPGSFDAKGQLVLLPFHSNSCSSCPDNMCKQVILREYLADRQKERGGVPFHRVFYVGDGANDVCPCLALGPNDMVFSRRDYPMHKLLMEMQKSQPTKLKANIFPWTSGLDVKHILKKTMEER; this is encoded by the coding sequence ATGACAGCTCCTTCTAACTGTACCCAAAATGCCTCACAGGAGCACCAGTTTTTGATGTTCTTTGACTTTGATGAGACCATCATCAATGAAAACAGCGACGATGCTGTGGCTCGTACTCTGCCGGGACAGCAGCTTCCTGACTGGCTGAAAAACTGCTTCAGAAAGGGGCATTATATTGAGCATTCACAGCGGATTTTGGCTTATATGGCAGAGCAGGGTGTCTCTAAAGACGCCATCCAGTCTACAGTGGAGGCAATCCCACCTTCACCTGGCATCATGGCCCTCTTTCAGTATTTGCAGAACCACCTGCAGGACTTTGAGCTTGTGGTGACCTCCGATGCCAACATGTACTTCATTGAGACGTGGCTGGAGCATGCTGGGGTGCGTCACCTTTTTCGAAAGATTTTCACGAATCCTGGCAGTTTTGATGCAAAAGGTCAGCTTGTGTTGCTCCCTTTCCACTCCAACTCCTGCTCCAGTTGTCCAGACAATATGTGCAAGCAGGTGATCCTTCGGGAATACCTTGCTGACCGACAGAAGGAGCGCGGTGGTGTACCTTTTCACAGGGTATTCTATGTCGGTGACGGAGCCAATGATGTCTGCCCTTGTCTGGCTCTAGGGCCAAATGACATGGTCTTCTCCAGGAGGGACTACCCTATGCACAAGCTACTGATGGAGATGCAAAAGTCCCAGCCAACCAagctaaaggcaaacatatttCCATGGACCAGCGGTTTGGATGTCAAGCATATCCTAAAAAAAACAATGGAGGAGAGATGA